A single window of Candoia aspera isolate rCanAsp1 chromosome 3, rCanAsp1.hap2, whole genome shotgun sequence DNA harbors:
- the POLR2K gene encoding DNA-directed RNA polymerases I, II, and III subunit RPABC4, with amino-acid sequence METEEDAPPPKQQPMIYICGECHKENEIKARDPIRCRECGYRIMYKKRTKRLVVFDAR; translated from the exons atggaaacagaagaagatgCTCCCCCTCCAAAGCAGCAACCTATGATATATATCTGTGGAG AATGCCACAAAGAAAATGAGATAAAAGCAAGAGACCCTATCAGATGCAGAGAATGTGGTTACAGAATAAtgtataaaaaaagaacaaaaagat TAGTTGTATTTGATGCCCGATGA